The following are encoded in a window of Polynucleobacter sp. VK25 genomic DNA:
- a CDS encoding SPOR domain-containing protein, whose amino-acid sequence MIRLPSFFKRKTQSDDLELGSRGSRTAKRVAPRSFQRAAEAEELALTEDPEQQRARHRLIGAAVLVLIAVVGLPRILDNKPKSAPNDIAVNIVTSLPIPGTETKLEEKPKAETPVESAKEAPKAAVAPAPEAKAETKADVKTESKSETKPTPPVANKSATLGLAAGEEVVAASTPKADAKSKTEDTPKPAASNGSGKYVIQIGAFASEANVKALSARLKNQNIPSYTLNKAGADGGKIFLVRAGPFTDKDAAETAEKKIKAMGLSPRLVESGKQ is encoded by the coding sequence ATGATTCGTTTACCAAGCTTTTTTAAGCGAAAAACCCAGTCTGATGACCTTGAATTAGGTTCAAGGGGTAGTCGCACCGCTAAACGAGTGGCCCCCCGTAGTTTTCAGCGCGCAGCAGAAGCTGAAGAGTTAGCTCTTACAGAAGATCCAGAACAGCAAAGAGCGCGTCATCGTCTAATCGGTGCGGCAGTCTTGGTATTAATTGCTGTCGTTGGTTTGCCTCGTATTTTGGATAACAAACCAAAGTCAGCGCCAAACGATATCGCTGTCAACATTGTGACCAGCTTGCCAATTCCTGGTACTGAAACCAAGCTAGAAGAAAAACCAAAAGCTGAGACTCCTGTTGAGTCTGCTAAAGAAGCTCCTAAAGCGGCAGTTGCACCTGCACCAGAAGCTAAAGCAGAAACTAAGGCTGACGTTAAAACAGAATCAAAATCAGAAACTAAACCAACACCACCTGTTGCAAATAAATCTGCAACACTAGGATTGGCGGCTGGTGAAGAAGTGGTTGCGGCAAGCACTCCTAAGGCAGACGCTAAGTCTAAGACAGAAGATACGCCTAAGCCTGCCGCTTCAAATGGTTCAGGTAAATACGTTATTCAGATTGGCGCCTTTGCATCCGAGGCTAATGTAAAGGCCTTGTCCGCGAGACTCAAAAATCAAAACATTCCAAGCTATACCCTGAATAAAGCGGGAGCTGATGGAGGCAAGATTTTCCTTGTGCGTGCAGGGCCCTTTACCGACAAAGATGCTGCAGAAACCGCAGAAAAGAAAATTAAGGCGATGGGTCTCTCACCAAGACTCGTCGAATCCGGTAAGCAGTAA
- the accD gene encoding acetyl-CoA carboxylase, carboxyltransferase subunit beta, which yields MSWIDKLLPPQIQHTDPANRKSVPEGLWVKCPSCETVLYSTDIEANLSVCPKCSHHMRIGARLRLDSLLDEKGRYEIGADIYPTDPLKFKDSKKYPDRIKEANDASGESEALIVMGGKIETIPVVAACFEFQYMGGSMGSVVGERFARGVQEAINKKCAFICVTATGGARMQESLLSLFQMAKTNSMLTLLAKKGLPYISVLTDPTMGGISASFAFMGDVVMAEPKALIGFAGPRVIEQTVREKLPEGFQRSEFLMQKGGIDMIVDRRQMRGEIARLLALLQKLPEPAIAGSAAV from the coding sequence ATGAGCTGGATAGATAAATTACTCCCACCCCAAATTCAACATACTGACCCTGCAAATCGCAAGTCAGTGCCTGAGGGATTGTGGGTTAAGTGTCCGAGTTGTGAGACTGTTCTCTATAGCACTGACATTGAAGCGAATTTATCGGTATGTCCAAAATGTAGTCATCACATGCGCATTGGCGCACGCCTGCGCTTGGATAGTTTGTTGGATGAAAAAGGGCGCTACGAAATCGGAGCTGACATCTATCCAACCGATCCACTGAAATTCAAAGACTCCAAAAAATACCCAGATCGCATTAAAGAAGCAAATGACGCTTCTGGTGAATCTGAGGCCCTTATTGTGATGGGGGGCAAGATTGAAACTATTCCGGTGGTGGCCGCTTGCTTTGAATTCCAATACATGGGCGGTTCGATGGGCTCTGTAGTCGGTGAGCGTTTTGCCCGCGGAGTACAAGAGGCGATTAATAAGAAGTGTGCTTTCATTTGCGTTACCGCTACTGGCGGTGCGCGTATGCAAGAGAGTTTGTTATCCCTTTTTCAGATGGCCAAGACCAACTCGATGTTGACCTTGTTGGCCAAAAAAGGTTTGCCTTATATCAGCGTGCTTACCGATCCAACGATGGGTGGTATCTCTGCGAGCTTTGCCTTTATGGGTGATGTCGTAATGGCGGAGCCAAAAGCCTTAATTGGTTTTGCTGGCCCGCGTGTGATTGAGCAGACTGTGCGTGAAAAATTACCAGAAGGATTTCAGCGTTCGGAATTCTTAATGCAAAAAGGCGGCATCGATATGATTGTTGATCGCCGTCAAATGCGCGGTGAAATTGCCCGTTTGTTGGCGCTACTACAAAAGCTTCCTGAGCCTGCAATAGCGGGTAGCGCAGCCGTTTAA
- the folC gene encoding bifunctional tetrahydrofolate synthase/dihydrofolate synthase — protein sequence MSSAHQAPVLFPSLEAWLSHLETAHPVGIDMGLERINRVKAALDLHFECPVITVAGTNGKGSTCAFLESILLASGYRVGCHTSPHLLKFNERARINGEDVKDNLLLEHFAAVEKARVSLVDAPTLTYFEFTTLAIMHLFAKSNLDAVVLEVGMGGRLDAVNIVDADCAIVTSIDIDHADFLGGTREAIGLEKAGIFRPGHVAVCGDPVPPQSLIDHAEKLGCDLWLQGRDYNFQGDKQQWGWAGRKKRFSGLGYPALRGANQILNASAVIAALMALHQRLPVSAQDIRNGFALVELPGRFQVLPGQPTIVLDVAHNPHAAATLAQGLDKMGYHPYTYAIFGAMADKDIEGVIKPLLNIVDFWFCTDLPTSRAASAKVLAEKLEAMGVKPKNGADGGIECFPEPALAYQKALSLAGEGDRIVTFGSFYTVAGVMTYRNNQAH from the coding sequence TTGAGCTCAGCACACCAAGCCCCCGTATTGTTTCCCAGCCTAGAGGCTTGGCTTAGCCACCTCGAAACTGCTCACCCTGTTGGTATCGACATGGGGCTGGAGCGCATCAATCGAGTCAAAGCCGCACTAGATTTACATTTTGAATGCCCAGTCATCACTGTTGCTGGTACAAACGGCAAAGGATCTACCTGCGCTTTCTTGGAGAGCATTCTCTTAGCCTCCGGTTATAGAGTGGGTTGCCATACCTCACCACATTTACTCAAATTTAATGAGCGTGCTCGCATCAACGGTGAGGATGTTAAAGACAATCTCTTGCTTGAGCATTTTGCTGCCGTTGAAAAAGCCCGCGTGAGTTTGGTAGATGCGCCAACCTTAACCTATTTTGAGTTCACCACTTTAGCCATCATGCATTTATTTGCGAAATCGAATTTAGATGCAGTTGTACTAGAGGTGGGAATGGGTGGCCGTTTAGATGCGGTCAATATCGTGGATGCAGATTGCGCCATCGTGACTAGCATCGACATCGATCATGCGGATTTCTTGGGCGGCACACGCGAAGCAATTGGTCTGGAGAAGGCGGGCATTTTCCGTCCGGGGCATGTTGCAGTATGTGGTGACCCTGTGCCGCCACAATCACTCATTGACCATGCTGAAAAGCTGGGCTGTGATCTCTGGTTGCAGGGGCGCGATTACAACTTCCAGGGTGATAAGCAGCAATGGGGTTGGGCAGGGCGCAAAAAACGCTTTAGTGGACTTGGGTATCCAGCACTGCGTGGCGCCAATCAGATTCTGAATGCTTCAGCAGTCATAGCTGCTTTGATGGCGCTTCACCAGCGCTTACCAGTGAGTGCCCAAGATATTCGCAATGGCTTTGCGCTCGTTGAGTTGCCAGGACGCTTTCAGGTCTTGCCGGGTCAACCTACTATCGTATTAGATGTCGCCCACAACCCCCATGCCGCAGCTACTTTGGCCCAGGGGTTGGATAAGATGGGTTACCACCCCTATACCTATGCCATTTTTGGGGCAATGGCTGACAAGGATATTGAGGGCGTGATTAAACCTCTTCTCAATATCGTGGATTTCTGGTTTTGTACCGATTTGCCGACCTCTAGGGCTGCCAGCGCTAAGGTCTTGGCCGAGAAGCTCGAAGCTATGGGTGTAAAGCCTAAAAATGGGGCTGATGGCGGCATTGAATGCTTCCCAGAACCTGCTTTAGCGTATCAAAAAGCGCTATCTTTGGCAGGTGAGGGTGATAGAATTGTGACCTTCGGATCCTTCTATACCGTTGCAGGCGTAATGACTTACCGAAACAACCAGGCCCACTGA